Proteins encoded in a region of the Burkholderiales bacterium genome:
- a CDS encoding GxxExxY protein — protein MEPNLIARAVIDAAMAVHSELGPGLLESAYESCLAYELASRKIFVQRQVTVPVRYRNHTLDVGYRIDLLVDAQLIVEIKAVERIAPIHVAQVLTYLKLAKRPLGLLLNFNMPHLRDGIRRVVNGLSAD, from the coding sequence GGCGGTTATTGACGCAGCCATGGCCGTGCACAGTGAGCTGGGACCGGGTCTCCTCGAGAGCGCCTACGAGTCTTGCCTCGCCTACGAGCTCGCATCGCGAAAAATATTTGTGCAGCGTCAGGTGACAGTCCCCGTTCGATATCGCAACCACACGCTCGACGTCGGATATCGCATTGATCTACTGGTCGACGCGCAACTGATTGTCGAGATCAAGGCCGTCGAGCGCATTGCACCGATACACGTGGCACAGGTGCTGACGTACCTGAAGCTGGCGAAGCGGCCGCTTGGTCTTTTATTGAACTTCAACATGCCGCACTTGCGCGACGGCATCAGACGCGTAGTAAACGGGCTTTCTGCCGATTAG